Proteins encoded together in one Streptomyces umbrinus window:
- the secD gene encoding protein translocase subunit SecD — protein sequence MAAPKKGRQGTQGRPGRTLALILIAIVALTGGMFASGHTTPRLGIDLAGGTSITLQAKNEPGQKNAINPTNMNTAVDIMNRRVNGLGVTEAEVQTQGDSNIIVNIPKGTNSEQAREQVGTTAKLYFRPVLTTEVSGGDPAASPSPSASSSASTGSDKDSDKDKATDKATSSSSPSTPPSATSSTQGRAVTDALKADPTPSGSGSPSSSPSASPSASTDPATAKLQAEYTALDCSKKTVRAKAGDGVKASDPTVACGQNSQGQWQKYILGPAEVEGTDVDKASALFDTQGAAGWKVTMDFTSKGAKKFASITGKLAQNQSPQNQFAIVLDGEVVSDPFVSQALTGGSAEISGSFKQQEAEDLANMLSYGALPLTFTEASVTTVTAALGGEQLEAGLIAGAIGLALVIIYLVAYYRGLSLIAIASLLVSAVMTYVIMSLLGPAIGFALNLPAVCGAIVAIGITADSFIVFFERIRDEIREGRTLRPAVERGWPRARRTILVSDFVSFLAAAVLFVVTVGKVQGFAFTLGLTTLLDVVVVFFFTKPLMTILARKKFFAEGHSWSGLDPKRLGVQPPLRRTRRVSAPVDTKEA from the coding sequence GTGGCAGCACCTAAGAAGGGCCGACAGGGCACCCAGGGCAGGCCGGGGCGCACCTTGGCCCTGATCCTGATCGCCATCGTGGCGCTCACCGGCGGCATGTTCGCCTCCGGACACACGACGCCGCGCCTCGGCATCGACCTCGCCGGCGGTACGAGCATCACGCTCCAGGCGAAGAACGAGCCGGGCCAGAAGAACGCGATCAACCCGACCAACATGAACACCGCGGTCGACATCATGAACCGCCGTGTCAACGGTCTGGGCGTCACCGAAGCGGAGGTGCAGACCCAGGGCGACAGCAACATCATCGTCAACATCCCCAAGGGCACCAACTCCGAGCAGGCCCGGGAACAGGTCGGCACCACCGCCAAGCTCTACTTCCGTCCCGTCCTGACCACCGAGGTCTCCGGTGGGGACCCGGCGGCCAGCCCCTCGCCGAGCGCCTCCAGCAGCGCCTCCACGGGTTCGGACAAGGACAGCGACAAGGACAAGGCCACCGACAAGGCCACCTCGTCCTCGTCGCCCTCCACGCCCCCCTCGGCCACCTCCAGCACGCAGGGCCGTGCGGTCACCGACGCGCTGAAGGCCGACCCCACCCCGTCCGGGAGCGGTTCCCCTTCGTCCAGCCCGTCCGCCTCGCCGTCCGCGAGCACCGACCCGGCGACCGCCAAGCTCCAGGCGGAGTACACCGCGCTCGACTGCTCCAAGAAGACGGTCCGCGCGAAGGCCGGTGACGGCGTCAAGGCCTCCGACCCGACCGTCGCCTGTGGTCAGAACTCCCAGGGCCAGTGGCAGAAGTACATCCTCGGCCCGGCCGAGGTCGAGGGCACCGACGTCGACAAGGCCTCGGCCCTGTTCGACACCCAGGGTGCCGCGGGCTGGAAGGTCACCATGGACTTCACGTCCAAGGGAGCCAAGAAGTTCGCGAGCATCACGGGCAAGCTGGCGCAGAACCAGTCCCCGCAGAACCAGTTCGCCATCGTCCTCGACGGCGAGGTCGTCTCCGACCCGTTCGTCAGCCAGGCGCTGACCGGCGGCAGCGCGGAGATCTCCGGCAGCTTCAAGCAGCAGGAGGCCGAGGACCTGGCCAACATGCTGTCGTACGGCGCGCTGCCGCTCACCTTCACGGAAGCGAGCGTCACCACCGTGACCGCCGCGCTCGGCGGCGAGCAGCTGGAGGCCGGTCTGATCGCCGGTGCCATCGGTCTGGCGCTGGTCATCATCTACCTGGTGGCCTACTACCGGGGTCTGTCGCTCATCGCCATCGCGTCGCTGCTGGTCTCCGCGGTCATGACCTACGTGATCATGTCGCTGCTCGGCCCGGCCATCGGCTTCGCCCTGAACCTGCCGGCGGTCTGCGGCGCCATCGTGGCCATCGGCATCACGGCGGACTCGTTCATCGTGTTCTTCGAACGCATCCGTGACGAGATCCGTGAGGGCCGTACGCTGCGGCCCGCGGTCGAGCGCGGCTGGCCGCGCGCCCGGCGCACCATCCTGGTCTCCGACTTCGTGTCGTTCCTCGCCGCGGCCGTGCTCTTCGTCGTCACGGTCGGCAAGGTCCAGGGCTTCGCGTTCACGCTGGGGCTGACCACCCTGCTCGACGTGGTCGTCGTCTTCTTCTTCACCAAGCCGCTGATGACGATCCTCGCCCGCAAGAAGTTCTTCGCGGAGGGCCACAGCTGGTCCGGCCTCGACCCGAAGCGACTGGGCGTCCAGCCGCCGCTGCGCCGCACCCGTCGCGTGTCCGCTCCCGTCGACACGAAGGAGGCCTGA
- the ruvB gene encoding Holliday junction branch migration DNA helicase RuvB, whose protein sequence is MNWDDTADDDTAERLVGASADHEEQAVEAALRPKDLGEFIGQEKVREQLDLVLRAARARGATADHVLLSGAPGLGKTTLSMIIAAEMEAPIRITSGPAIQHAGDLAAILSSLQEGEVLFLDEIHRMSRPAEEMLYMAMEDFRVDVIVGKGPGATAIPLELPPFTLVGATTRAGLLPPPLRDRFGFTAHMEFYEPAELERVIHRSANLLDVEIDPAGAAEIAGRSRGTPRIANRLLRRVRDYAQVKADGFVTREIAGAALAVYEVDSRGLDRLDRGVLEALIKLFGGGPVGLSTLAVAVGEERETVEEVAEPFLVREGLLARTPRGRVATPAAWAHFGLTPPRPSTGGNGQQDLFGA, encoded by the coding sequence ATGAACTGGGACGACACGGCCGACGACGACACCGCCGAGCGGCTCGTCGGTGCGTCCGCCGACCATGAGGAGCAGGCCGTCGAGGCCGCTCTGCGCCCCAAGGACCTCGGCGAGTTCATCGGTCAGGAGAAGGTCCGCGAGCAGCTCGACCTCGTCCTGCGGGCCGCACGCGCGCGTGGCGCCACCGCCGACCACGTCCTGCTCTCCGGCGCCCCCGGTCTCGGCAAGACCACCCTCTCGATGATCATCGCCGCCGAGATGGAAGCCCCCATCCGCATCACCAGCGGCCCGGCCATCCAGCACGCGGGCGACCTCGCCGCGATCCTCTCCTCCCTCCAGGAGGGCGAGGTCCTCTTCCTCGACGAGATCCACCGCATGTCGCGGCCCGCCGAGGAGATGCTCTACATGGCGATGGAGGACTTCCGCGTCGACGTGATCGTCGGCAAGGGCCCCGGCGCCACCGCCATCCCGCTCGAACTGCCGCCCTTCACGCTCGTCGGCGCCACCACGCGCGCGGGCCTGCTGCCGCCCCCGCTGCGGGACCGCTTCGGCTTCACCGCCCACATGGAGTTCTACGAGCCCGCCGAGCTGGAGCGCGTCATCCACCGCTCGGCGAACCTGCTGGACGTCGAGATCGACCCCGCGGGCGCCGCCGAGATCGCGGGCCGCTCCCGTGGCACACCCCGGATCGCCAATCGGCTCCTGCGCCGCGTCCGCGACTACGCCCAGGTCAAGGCCGACGGCTTCGTCACGCGCGAGATCGCCGGCGCCGCCCTCGCCGTGTACGAAGTGGACAGCCGAGGCCTCGACCGCCTGGACCGCGGTGTCCTCGAAGCGCTGATCAAGCTCTTCGGCGGCGGCCCGGTCGGTCTCTCGACGCTCGCCGTGGCCGTGGGGGAGGAGCGCGAGACCGTGGAGGAGGTCGCCGAGCCCTTCCTCGTCCGTGAGGGGCTACTGGCCCGTACGCCCCGCGGGCGGGTGGCCACACCGGCGGCATGGGCTCATTTCGGCCTCACCCCGCCCCGGCCGTCAACCGGTGGAAACGGACAACAGGACCTGTTCGGGGCGTGA
- a CDS encoding YebC/PmpR family DNA-binding transcriptional regulator yields MSGHSKWATTKHKKAVIDAKRGKLFAKMIKNIEVAARTGGADPAGNPTLFDAIQKAKKSSVPNKNIDSAVKRGAGLEAGGADYETIMYEGYGPNGVAVLIECLTDNRNRAASDVRVAMTRNGGNMADPGSVSYLFNRKGVVIVPKGELGEDDVLGAVLDAGAEEVNDLGESFEVISEATDLVAVRTALQDAGIDYDSADANFVPTMQVELDEEGAKKIFKLIDALEDSDDVQNVFANFDVSDEVMEKVDA; encoded by the coding sequence ATGTCCGGCCACTCTAAATGGGCTACGACGAAGCACAAGAAGGCCGTGATCGACGCCAAGCGCGGCAAGCTCTTCGCGAAGATGATCAAGAACATCGAGGTCGCGGCCCGAACCGGCGGTGCCGACCCCGCCGGTAACCCGACGCTCTTCGACGCCATCCAGAAGGCCAAGAAGAGCTCGGTCCCGAACAAGAACATCGACTCCGCGGTCAAGCGCGGCGCCGGTCTCGAAGCCGGTGGCGCCGACTACGAGACGATCATGTACGAGGGCTACGGTCCGAATGGTGTCGCGGTGCTCATCGAGTGCCTCACCGACAACCGCAACCGCGCCGCCTCGGACGTCCGCGTCGCCATGACCCGCAACGGCGGCAACATGGCCGACCCGGGCTCCGTCTCGTACCTCTTCAACCGCAAGGGTGTCGTCATCGTCCCCAAGGGCGAGCTGGGCGAGGACGACGTCCTGGGTGCCGTGCTCGACGCGGGCGCCGAGGAGGTCAACGACCTGGGTGAGTCCTTCGAGGTCATCTCCGAGGCCACCGACCTGGTCGCGGTGCGCACCGCCCTCCAGGACGCGGGCATCGACTACGACTCCGCCGACGCCAACTTCGTCCCGACCATGCAGGTCGAACTGGACGAGGAGGGCGCCAAGAAGATCTTCAAGCTCATCGACGCCCTCGAGGACAGCGACGACGTGCAGAACGTCTTCGCCAACTTCGACGTGAGCGACGAGGTCATGGAGAAGGTGGACGCGTAG
- the secF gene encoding protein translocase subunit SecF, translating into MSKLGTLGARLHRGEIGYDFVGKRKIWYGVSILITITAIVGLAVRGLNMGIEFQGGAVFTTEKTSISVSQAETYAEEASGHDAIVQKLGNGGLRIQIAGIDTGKSDQIKQELAKDLKVDAEKINADLVGPSWGDQVANKAWQGLAIFLVLVVIYLAIAFEWRMAVAALVALIHDITITVGVYALVGFEVTPGTVIGLLTILGYSLYDTVVVFDSLKEQTKDITKQTRWTYSEIADRSINGTLVRSINTTVVALLPVGGLLFIGGGVLGAGMLNDISLSLFVGLAAGAYSSIFIATPLVADLKEREPQMKALRKRVLAKRAAAAAKGESLEAPVVDERYDEDEPEDATPAVVGPRAQRAQPSSRGRGRGRPSGKRR; encoded by the coding sequence ATGTCGAAACTCGGCACCCTCGGCGCCCGGCTCCACCGCGGCGAGATCGGCTACGACTTCGTCGGCAAGCGCAAGATCTGGTATGGCGTTTCGATCCTGATCACCATCACGGCCATCGTCGGCCTGGCGGTGCGAGGCCTGAACATGGGCATCGAGTTCCAGGGCGGCGCCGTCTTCACCACCGAGAAGACCAGCATCTCGGTGAGCCAGGCCGAGACGTACGCGGAAGAGGCCTCCGGCCACGACGCGATCGTCCAGAAGCTCGGCAACGGCGGACTGCGCATCCAGATCGCCGGCATCGACACCGGCAAGTCCGACCAGATCAAGCAGGAGCTCGCCAAGGACCTGAAGGTCGACGCGGAGAAGATCAACGCCGACCTGGTCGGCCCCAGCTGGGGTGATCAGGTCGCGAACAAGGCCTGGCAGGGCCTGGCGATCTTCCTGGTCCTGGTGGTGATCTATCTGGCGATCGCCTTCGAGTGGCGGATGGCCGTGGCCGCCCTCGTGGCGCTCATCCACGACATCACCATCACCGTCGGCGTCTACGCCCTGGTCGGCTTCGAGGTCACCCCGGGCACGGTGATCGGTCTGCTGACGATCCTCGGTTACTCGCTCTACGACACCGTCGTCGTCTTCGACAGTCTCAAGGAGCAGACGAAGGACATCACCAAACAGACCCGCTGGACCTACAGCGAGATCGCGGACCGCTCGATCAACGGCACCCTGGTGCGTTCCATCAACACCACGGTGGTCGCGCTGCTCCCGGTCGGCGGCCTGCTGTTCATCGGTGGCGGTGTGCTCGGCGCGGGCATGCTCAACGACATCTCGCTGTCGCTGTTCGTCGGCCTCGCGGCCGGTGCGTACTCCTCGATCTTCATCGCCACGCCGCTCGTCGCCGACCTCAAGGAGCGCGAGCCGCAGATGAAGGCCCTGCGGAAGCGCGTGCTCGCCAAGCGGGCCGCGGCCGCCGCGAAGGGCGAGTCCCTGGAGGCCCCGGTCGTCGACGAGCGCTACGACGAGGACGAGCCGGAGGACGCGACGCCCGCGGTCGTCGGACCGCGCGCCCAGCGTGCCCAGCCGTCGTCGCGCGGCAGGGGGCGCGGCCGGCCGTCGGGGAAGCGTCGATGA
- the ruvA gene encoding Holliday junction branch migration protein RuvA, with the protein MIAFVSGPVAALAPDSAVVEVGGIGIAVQCTPNTLSGLRMGRQAKLATSLVVREDSLTLYGFADDDERQTFELLQTASGVGPRLAQAMLAVHSPDALRRAVSTGDEKSLTAVPGIGKKGAQKLLLELKDRLGEPLGTGGHAIGTPVTAGWREQLHAALIGLGYATREADEAVSAVAPQAEAADGAPQVGQLLKAALQTLNRAR; encoded by the coding sequence ATGATCGCCTTCGTCAGCGGCCCCGTCGCCGCCCTCGCGCCCGACTCCGCGGTGGTCGAGGTGGGCGGCATCGGCATCGCGGTCCAGTGCACGCCGAACACGCTCTCCGGACTCCGCATGGGCCGGCAGGCCAAGCTCGCCACCTCCCTCGTCGTACGGGAGGACTCGCTGACGCTGTACGGCTTCGCCGACGACGACGAGCGCCAGACCTTCGAGCTGCTGCAGACCGCGAGCGGTGTCGGCCCGCGCCTGGCCCAAGCCATGCTCGCGGTGCACAGCCCCGACGCCCTGCGCCGTGCGGTGTCCACCGGCGACGAGAAGTCCCTCACCGCCGTCCCGGGCATCGGCAAGAAGGGCGCCCAGAAGCTCCTCCTGGAGCTCAAGGATCGCCTCGGCGAGCCCCTCGGCACCGGCGGCCATGCCATCGGCACCCCCGTCACGGCCGGCTGGCGCGAGCAGCTGCACGCCGCGCTGATCGGCCTCGGGTACGCGACCCGCGAGGCCGACGAGGCGGTCTCCGCGGTGGCGCCGCAGGCGGAGGCGGCGGACGGGGCGCCCCAGGTGGGGCAGTTGCTCAAGGCCGCCCTTCAGACCCTCAACAGAGCGCGTTGA
- a CDS encoding adenine phosphoribosyltransferase, giving the protein MTGIEELLLSRIRDVADYPEPGVMFKDITPLLADPAAFTALTDALAEISVRSGATKIVGLEARGFILGAPVAVRAGLGFIPVRKAGKLPGATLGQTYDLEYGSAEIEVHAEDLSADDRVMVVDDVLATGGTAEASLQLIRRAGARVAGVAVLMELGFLGGRARLEPSLDGAPLEALLKV; this is encoded by the coding sequence ATGACCGGTATCGAAGAGCTGCTGCTCAGCCGTATCCGTGACGTCGCGGACTATCCGGAGCCGGGAGTGATGTTCAAGGACATCACCCCGCTCCTGGCAGACCCGGCGGCGTTCACGGCACTCACCGACGCGCTGGCCGAGATCAGCGTCCGCAGCGGCGCCACGAAGATCGTCGGCCTGGAGGCCCGCGGCTTCATCCTGGGCGCGCCCGTCGCGGTCCGCGCGGGGCTCGGCTTCATCCCCGTACGCAAGGCGGGCAAGCTCCCCGGAGCGACGCTCGGCCAGACGTACGACCTGGAGTACGGCTCCGCCGAGATCGAGGTGCACGCCGAGGACCTGAGCGCGGACGACCGCGTCATGGTCGTCGACGACGTCCTCGCCACCGGCGGCACCGCCGAGGCTTCCCTCCAGCTGATCCGCCGGGCCGGTGCCCGAGTCGCGGGTGTCGCCGTCCTCATGGAGCTCGGTTTCCTGGGCGGCCGCGCCCGGCTGGAGCCGTCCCTGGACGGAGCCCCGCTGGAGGCGCTGCTCAAGGTCTGA
- a CDS encoding RelA/SpoT family protein encodes MPDEAQPLTAAKPEKSAAPAGTPAPPASAPAKNGSAEPAAGAKAAEQPRPEPAAPERQAPASAARPTAGQPARTGGGSSNRVRARLARLGVQRSNPYNPVLEPLLRIVRSNDPKIETATLRQVEKAYQVAERWHRGQKRKSGDPYITHPLAVTTILAELGMDPATLMAGLLHDTVEDTEYGLDTLKRDFGDQVALLVDGVTKLDKVKFGEAAQAETVRKMVVAMAKDPRVLVIKLADRLHNMRTMRYLKREKQEKKARETLEIYAPLAHRLGMNTIKWELEDLAFAILYPKMYDEIVRLVAERAPKRDEYLAIVTDEVQSDLRAARIKATVTGRPKHYYSVYQKMIVRGRDFAEIYDLVGIRVLVDTVRDCYAALGTVHARWNPVPGRFKDYIAMPKFNMYQSLHTTVIGPNGKPVELQIRTFDMHRRAEYGIAAHWKYKQEPSAGASKVRTDAPRGLGKDKDAVNDMAWLRQLLDWQKETEDPSEFLESLRFDLSRNEVFVFTPKGDVIALPAGATPVDFAYAVHTEVGHRTIGARVNGRLVPLESTLDNGDLVEVFTSKAAGAGPSRDWLGFVKSPRARNKIRAWFSKERRDEAIEQGKDAIARAMRKQNLPIQRILTGDSLVTLAHEMRYPDISSLYAAIGEGHVAAQNVVQKLVQALGGEEAATEEIDESVPPARGRGRKRRSNADPGVVVKGVDDVWVKLARCCTPVPGDPIMGFVTRGSGVSVHRTDCVNVDSLSREPERILEVEWAPTQSSVFLVAIQVEALDRSRLLSDVTRVLSDQHVNILSAAVQTSRDRVATSRFTFEMGDPKHLGHVLKAVRGVEGVYDVYRVTSARRP; translated from the coding sequence TTGCCAGACGAGGCCCAGCCACTCACCGCCGCCAAGCCCGAGAAGTCCGCGGCGCCCGCAGGCACGCCCGCACCGCCCGCGAGCGCGCCCGCGAAGAACGGCTCAGCCGAGCCCGCGGCCGGAGCCAAGGCGGCCGAGCAGCCACGCCCCGAGCCGGCCGCCCCCGAGCGCCAGGCACCCGCGTCCGCGGCCCGCCCCACGGCCGGCCAGCCCGCACGCACCGGCGGCGGCTCCTCCAACCGCGTACGCGCCCGTCTGGCCCGGCTCGGCGTCCAGCGGTCCAACCCGTACAACCCGGTCCTGGAACCCCTGCTGCGGATAGTGCGCAGCAACGACCCGAAGATCGAGACCGCCACCCTGCGGCAGGTCGAGAAGGCCTATCAGGTCGCCGAGCGCTGGCACCGCGGCCAGAAGCGCAAGAGCGGCGACCCGTACATCACGCACCCGCTCGCCGTGACGACGATCCTCGCCGAGCTGGGCATGGACCCGGCCACGCTCATGGCGGGCCTGCTGCACGACACCGTCGAGGACACCGAGTACGGCCTCGACACCCTCAAGCGGGACTTCGGCGACCAGGTCGCCCTGCTCGTCGACGGCGTCACCAAGCTCGACAAGGTCAAGTTCGGCGAGGCCGCCCAGGCCGAGACCGTCCGCAAGATGGTCGTCGCCATGGCCAAGGACCCGCGCGTCCTGGTCATCAAGCTCGCCGACCGCCTGCACAACATGCGCACCATGCGCTACCTCAAGCGCGAGAAGCAGGAGAAGAAGGCCCGCGAGACGCTGGAGATCTACGCTCCGCTGGCGCACCGCCTGGGCATGAACACCATCAAGTGGGAGCTGGAGGACCTCGCCTTCGCGATCCTCTACCCCAAGATGTACGACGAGATCGTGCGCCTGGTCGCCGAGCGCGCCCCCAAGCGCGACGAGTACCTCGCCATAGTGACCGACGAGGTCCAGTCCGACCTGCGCGCCGCCCGCATCAAGGCGACCGTCACCGGCCGTCCGAAGCACTACTACAGCGTCTACCAGAAGATGATCGTCCGCGGCCGTGACTTCGCGGAGATCTACGACCTGGTGGGCATCCGCGTCCTCGTCGACACGGTCCGCGACTGCTATGCGGCACTGGGCACCGTCCACGCCCGCTGGAACCCGGTTCCGGGGCGGTTCAAGGACTACATCGCGATGCCCAAGTTCAACATGTACCAGTCGCTGCACACGACGGTGATCGGTCCGAACGGCAAGCCGGTCGAACTCCAGATCCGTACGTTCGACATGCACCGCCGCGCCGAGTACGGCATCGCCGCGCACTGGAAGTACAAGCAGGAGCCCTCCGCCGGCGCCTCCAAGGTGCGCACGGACGCGCCCAGGGGCCTCGGCAAGGACAAGGACGCCGTCAACGACATGGCGTGGCTGCGCCAACTGCTCGACTGGCAGAAGGAGACCGAGGACCCCAGCGAGTTCCTGGAGTCCCTGCGCTTCGACCTGTCCCGCAACGAGGTCTTCGTCTTCACGCCGAAGGGTGACGTCATAGCGCTCCCGGCCGGGGCGACGCCGGTGGACTTCGCGTACGCGGTCCACACGGAGGTCGGCCACCGGACCATAGGAGCACGGGTCAACGGCCGCCTCGTACCCCTCGAATCCACCCTGGACAACGGCGACCTGGTCGAGGTCTTCACCTCGAAGGCGGCCGGCGCGGGTCCGTCCCGCGACTGGCTGGGCTTCGTGAAGTCCCCGCGCGCCCGCAACAAGATCCGGGCCTGGTTCTCCAAGGAGCGCCGCGACGAGGCGATCGAGCAGGGCAAGGACGCCATCGCGCGCGCCATGCGCAAGCAGAACCTGCCGATCCAGCGCATCCTCACCGGCGACTCGCTGGTCACGCTCGCGCACGAGATGCGCTACCCCGACATCTCGTCCCTGTACGCGGCGATCGGCGAGGGCCATGTGGCCGCGCAGAACGTCGTGCAGAAGCTCGTCCAGGCGCTGGGCGGCGAGGAAGCGGCCACCGAGGAGATCGACGAGAGCGTCCCGCCGGCGCGCGGCCGCGGCCGCAAGCGCCGGTCGAACGCCGACCCGGGCGTCGTCGTCAAGGGCGTCGACGACGTATGGGTCAAGCTCGCCCGCTGTTGTACGCCCGTCCCCGGCGACCCGATCATGGGCTTCGTCACGCGCGGCAGCGGTGTGTCGGTCCACCGCACCGACTGCGTCAACGTCGACTCGCTGTCCCGCGAGCCCGAGCGCATCCTCGAGGTCGAGTGGGCGCCCACCCAGTCCTCGGTCTTCCTGGTCGCCATCCAGGTGGAGGCACTGGACCGCTCACGGCTCCTGTCGGACGTCACCAGGGTCCTGTCCGACCAGCACGTCAACATCCTGTCGGCGGCCGTCCAGACGTCCCGCGACCGGGTGGCCACCTCCCGCTTCACCTTCGAGATGGGCGACCCGAAGCACCTGGGCCACGTCCTGAAGGCGGTCAGGGGAGTCGAGGGCGTGTACGACGTGTACCGGGTGACGTCGGCGCGCAGGCCGTAG
- the yajC gene encoding preprotein translocase subunit YajC: MSLVTLLPFIVLIGAMFLMTRSAKKKQNAAAQMRNDMQPGSGVRTIGGMYATVKEVNEDTVLLDAGPGVDLLFAKNAIGAVLSDDEYNRLVHGIEHDLKEDESVVPDDASSLTETDEPADASDDKPIDLGKKDAADEPVEESADAEPKKADEADLKKSDGESDAK, translated from the coding sequence GTGAGTCTCGTGACCCTCCTCCCGTTCATCGTGCTCATCGGGGCCATGTTCCTGATGACCCGGTCGGCCAAGAAGAAGCAGAATGCGGCTGCGCAGATGCGCAACGACATGCAGCCCGGCTCCGGCGTCCGCACGATCGGTGGCATGTACGCAACGGTGAAGGAGGTCAACGAGGACACGGTCCTCCTTGACGCAGGCCCGGGCGTCGACCTGCTCTTCGCGAAGAACGCGATCGGGGCGGTCCTCAGCGACGACGAGTACAACCGCCTCGTTCACGGCATCGAGCACGACCTCAAGGAAGACGAGTCCGTCGTCCCGGACGACGCCTCCTCCCTCACCGAGACCGACGAGCCCGCCGACGCTTCCGACGACAAGCCCATCGACCTCGGCAAGAAGGACGCGGCCGACGAGCCCGTCGAGGAGTCCGCCGACGCGGAGCCGAAGAAGGCCGATGAGGCTGACCTGAAGAAGTCCGACGGCGAGTCCGACGCGAAGTAG
- the ruvC gene encoding crossover junction endodeoxyribonuclease RuvC, producing the protein MRVLGVDPGLTRCGVGVVEGVAGRPLTMHGVGVVRTPADAELGQRLVAIEQGIEQWLDEHRPEFVAVERVFSQHNVQTVMGTAQASAVAMLCAARRGIPVALHTPSEVKAAVTGNGRADKAQVGAMVTRLLRLDAPPKPADAADALALAICHIWRAPAQNRLQQAVAQNRLQQAVAQNRLQQAAALHASKAASRQAPNHAPQQAPKGRTA; encoded by the coding sequence GTGCGGGTACTGGGCGTTGACCCGGGACTGACCCGGTGCGGTGTCGGTGTGGTCGAAGGTGTCGCCGGCCGACCCCTGACCATGCACGGCGTCGGTGTCGTACGGACGCCCGCCGACGCGGAGTTGGGGCAGCGCCTCGTCGCCATCGAGCAGGGCATCGAGCAGTGGCTCGACGAGCACCGGCCCGAATTCGTCGCCGTGGAGCGGGTGTTCAGCCAGCACAACGTGCAAACGGTGATGGGCACGGCCCAGGCCAGCGCGGTCGCCATGCTGTGCGCGGCCCGGCGCGGGATTCCCGTGGCCCTGCACACGCCGAGCGAGGTCAAGGCCGCCGTCACCGGCAACGGCCGTGCGGACAAGGCCCAGGTCGGAGCCATGGTCACCAGGCTGCTCCGGCTCGACGCACCCCCGAAGCCCGCCGACGCGGCGGACGCCCTCGCCCTCGCGATCTGCCACATCTGGCGCGCACCCGCCCAGAACCGCCTGCAGCAGGCCGTCGCGCAGAACCGCCTGCAGCAGGCCGTCGCGCAGAACCGGCTCCAGCAGGCCGCCGCCCTGCACGCGTCGAAAGCCGCATCGCGGCAAGCACCCAACCACGCACCGCAACAAGCACCGAAAGGCCGTACCGCATGA